One stretch of Glycine soja cultivar W05 chromosome 7, ASM419377v2, whole genome shotgun sequence DNA includes these proteins:
- the LOC114418284 gene encoding ras-related protein RABA3-like, producing the protein MNQEMNGVEAEKRQENGHEKVDYDVQEKIDYVFKVVVIGDSAVGKTQILSRFAKNEFCFDSKSTIGVEFQTRTVTINGKVIKAQIWDTAGQERYRAVTSAYYRGALGAMLVYDITKRQSFDHVARWVEELRAHADSSIVIMLVGNKADLVDQRMVPTEDAVEFAEDQGLFFSETSALSGDNVESAFLKLLEEINRVVSKKALECGYGKENGDNNVVASLNGTKVDIILGPELEISEMKKLSSCSC; encoded by the exons ATGAACCAAGAAATGAATGGGGTTGAGGCTGAGAAGAGGCAAGAGAATGGACATGAGAAAGTGGATTATGATGTGCAGGAGAAAATAGACTATGTGTTTAAGGTGGTGGTGATAGGGGACTCAGCAGTTGGCAAGACTCAAATACTCTCAAGGTTTGCAAAGAATGAGTTCTGCTTTGACTCAAAGTCCACCATTGGGGTTGAATTCCAGACTAGGACTGTCACTATTAATGGCAAAGTCATCAAAGCTCAGATCTGGGACACTGCTGGCCAAGAAAG GTATAGGGCTGTAACAAGTGCATACTACAGAGGTGCATTAGGGGCAATGCTGGTCTACGACATAACGAAGAGGCAATCGTTTGATCATGTTGCAAGATGGGTTGAGGAGCTGCGTGCACACGCAGATAGCTCCATTGTGATCATGTTGGTGGGGAACAAAGCTGACCTTGTGGACCAGAGAATGGTGCCAACTGAGGATGCAGTGGAGTTTGCTGAGGACCAAGGCCTCTTCTTCTCTGAGACTTCAGCACTCAGTGGTGACAATGTGGAGAGTGCATTTCTCAAATTGCTAGAAGAGATCAATAGGGTAGTGTCCAAAAAGGCTTTGGAATGTGGTTATGGGAAGGAGAATGGTGACAACAATGTTGTTGCCTCACTCAATGGAACAAAGGTTGATATAATCTTGGGTCCTGAATTGGAAATTAGTGAGATGAAGAAATTGTCTTCGTGCTCTTGTTAA